The DNA window GTAAGAATTATCGTCGAAAAAGCGAGGGAACCACAATAAATCAATATTTATCCAATCAAAATGCATTATAGAGCTTCAATAGCCAATCAAACTCTGTTGTTTTTCATTTATTATAGTTCCCTCGCAACTTCGACGATAATTCTTACCTTTAATTGGCAGAATTCTCTAAACCCCCCTCTTAAATCTATCGTCGAAAAACGCGAGGTAATACGGTACTTGATATCTCTTCATATGCATGATCCTAGACTTTTCGCGATGCATATGAGCCTTTGCAAACGGTCTGTTCAGCTTCCCGCTCGCATCAACTTATCTAGTAGGCCCTGTAAGGCAAAGGCATCTAATTTTAGCTTGCTAACCTAAGCCATTACCTGCTATCGAACGGCGAAACTCCTTCATCAAGTCTAGTGGGGCCGTAATGTGGCTTATAGCTGGTGCCTGTATCCTCTCTCTTACAAATTCCCATTAAAGTCGTCTCCTGACGGATGGTAGATTTTTTAACCTCTTTCCCACGGTAGGTACACGATGATAGGTCCTTGGAAATTGTTCCGCAGCATCTGGCGCCTGTTCTTGGCGATATTCGGGACCTGGTTGCTTCTGGGCCTGCTATGGGcgtttcttccctttccttcCGGTGATAATGGCTCCCTTTATGCAACCAACTATGCAACCAAAGTCCTTCTCAGCGGCAAGACACTGCGTCGAGTATATTGGTAATGGCAtatgaacaaaaaagaagttcGAGATACCAAAACATTTGACCTAACCATCTCTATAGGGACTCTGTACAGGTGACCGAATATGAATCCCGGCAGGGCTTTGCGCTTGACTATAAGCTCGACATCTCCAGCCTCACCCTTACAATCTCGGGGCTGGAGCAGCCTCTACACATATTCCGCCATGCACTGGCCGACGATGGACGCGGGGAGGAAGTAACCGCCACTGTGCGAGCGGGCGATACAGATGGCGCGAACTTGCCGTGGTTCCCACCTGCAGATGCactcttgctcttctggGAGATTCACCACGAGTATGCGAGTGTTCCGCTCACCATTCGACGGCCTGCCCAGAGAGTAGGAATGGTAGGGCAGTTGGATATATTCCTGAACAAGCCAGGCCACGGCAATGATGCGCTTCTGTCTCTCAAGATGGTGGGCAACGACACCTCGTCAATCAAAGCCAGCGTCCCGTTGCCGCCGcattcttcatcgccatcctaCACGTATCCCATCCGCATCAAGATTATCCAGGTACTCGCACCATTTTCACTCTTGatcgccgccgtcttcgAATCCGTCGGGGAAGTTGTCGGCAGTCTTGTGACCTGGATATTCGCGGCTATCTGCTTTGGACTCGTGGTGTCAGTTGTAGTGGCGGGAGCGGGCAAATACTGCTTCGGGAAGCGTCCCGATGAGCTCGCTGATATGGTCAAGgatgagctgcagaagctgagagattccgagatgatgagaaagTGGAGAGGGGCTGATAGTGGCGAAGCGGCGTCGGCGGATAACTCGCAGGAGCAAAAGACGTCTTTGATTGAACCAGATGTCAAGGTCTAACTTCAACAACCATCTTACATGAACACTTCCAAGCACAGCCACAGTTTTGTCAAAGGTTGCCCATCCCCTATTATCCTTTGGTAGGTATTTAGCACATACATGAGACACCTATCTCGCCTTGAACAGTAGGTACCATGCAGTGACATCTCCAAGTCGTAAGAAATACTATAGGGGCGATAGAAGTCGACTTTCAGTCTTGAATTCAGATACATCACCGTTAATCATCGTTAGAAGCATCACAATGAATCGGGGAGTCAAATAGATTGGGCTCTCTCGTGTATGATTTATTGCCAAGTGTACGCTAAAAGAAAAGTGACTATCCGGGTATAAATCAAAGGATGCTGATCACTGTTACCGCGATCACCATTGAAACGCCGAGAATGCCTCAAAaccctttttttatttctctctcatcGCCAGTTTTTTTCGTTGTCTAGTAGAAGAAGCCGATGATCTTGCCGGCAACGTGCTTTCGGCGGGCCTCCTCGTGGTCCATGATACCAGCAGAGGTGGTCAGGATAACGTAGCCGAACTGACGGgcaggcagcagcttgacgacCCACTTCTCGAGGTCGGCGAGACGGACGTTGTAGCGGGGGGAGATGACACCAGTCTTGTTGAGACGGCCGTTCAGCTGGACGACGATCTTGCCGGAGCGGTGGTCATCGACCTCCTCGAACTCGCCAATGTAGCCTGGAAAAGTAAAACAATTAGCGAAATGTTGCGGAAGACCTCCAAGCGACTTTTAATGTGATGAATGAATTTTAGAAATCTTCTGAAAATCCACCGCAGGATAATATATCGGCAACTTATAGGGGCTGGACCGTGGTGCAGTATCGATCGTAGCCCTAGTTATCATGCCGAAAGGAAAGGGGGGAATGGGTGAATTGAGAAAGTCGCATATAATTCCATCAGACGTACCGTGGCGCTGCATGACCTGGAGGAACTTGACAATGACCTTGGAGCTGGGTCGGATCAGGACCTGGCGCTTGCCGGACTTCTCGGcattgttgatgctgttgagGGCGTCGTGGAGAACGGAGGTGCGGACCATTTTGGCGGTATTGAACGGAGATTCTCAAGTCGAGATTGGGAAATGAGGTATCTGCCAATGGACAATGCATGTTAGACTCGGGGTGGCTCTGATGAACATGGAGAGTGCCCTCAGCGATCCGTCGACGAGGGTTCAGCCTGCTCATTGCCGGAGGGGAAGCAGCGTATCAAGAGGCGCCAGCCAAGCCGTTAATGCGCCAAACAGAACAGCATGATGGCGAGTGCATCGCGCGTCCATCGCATTGTCGCTCATCGGGGCCGACGTCCATGATTGCTGTCCCCAGCCACGATAAAAGGCGTCATCTCGCCATGTCGAAGGCGCTGTTGGCGTGGTTTCAGACCATACATACCTCTTTGGAAGTTTGACTGGGTCGGGTGAGAAAGTGAGGTTCGAGCTGAGAGCACCGGAGATGGACGAAAAAAAACTAGACGGGGCCTGGAATGGGGTCCAGCCTTGTGCCGTTGGTGCGTTGTGTGCCCTGGTGGTCCGTGCGCGTAAAAATGCCCTAAGGGTACGCACTCGGTTACCTGGATTTAGGCAAATCCCCGTTATTCTCAACTCCTACTATCAACTGTTCGCGCACGACGCAAAAACCCCCGTCACTAGTTCATCACACATCAATTAATCTTCGAGGATCGCCCGACGAGAACAACAAACAAGATGGTGAGTTTCTCGCCCATTTTCGCAGAATCGCCAATGGAATCGATGCTCTTTCTTCTGTCCGAAATCAACGAGAAAAATTGAGCCCCTCGCTGGACCTTGTCGAATGCGAAATTACCCCCCCTCTAGACGAAAAAAACACAGCGCTAACGCaggcaatttttttttccacgaAAAAGTCGGACGTAGAAGAGAACAACGCCCCCCGAGGTCGTCGAGGAAGTCGAAGTTTCCGGAGATGCCCCCAAGGGCCAGATGTCCGTTCTGGACGCCCTGAAGGGTGTTCTCAAGCTCGCTCTCATGCACGACGGTCTCGCCCGCGGTCTCCGTGAAGCCTCCAAGGCTCTGGACCGTCGCCAGGCTCACATGTGCGTCCTGAACGAGAActgcgaggaggaggcctACAAGAAGCTGGTCATTGCTCTCTGCAATGAGCACAAGATTCCTCTGATCAAGGTTCCCGATGGCAAGCAGCTCGGCGAGTGGGCCGGTCTCTGTATGTGAAATCTCAGCTGAATCCGAGGAAAAACggagaaaagatgatgtaAGACGAATTACTTACAATTGTGTTTAGGCGTTCTTGACCGTGAGGGTAACGCCCGCAAGGTCGTCAACTGCTCTTGCGTCGTTGTCAAGGACTGGGGTGAGGAGTCTCAGGAGCGTTCCATCATCCTGAACTACTTCCAGACCTCCCAGTAAGGGTATGGACGGCGTTGATTTAATGGGGTATAGAGGTGCGGTCTTGGTTTCTTTTCAGGACGCGTTAAAAAACGACTTTTCCTTTAGGGTTGTACTCTAGGCCTTGTATCATGGCCACATTGCATGATGGGAACAATAAAAAAACGGAATCCAAATACTTATATGAATTGCTGGCTCTTCTTTGTGCTGTCTTGTGATATCTGAATGCACCCTTTTTCCTAgtctcttctccccttttACTTGCGCCCTTCGACCTAACAGTCCGGCATTAACACCACGGAATGCTCCGATAATGAACGTGACTAGAATTTCGTAAACTTACCATTATAATGTGATAGCCAAACGGTGTCTTGGCCTCTCCAATGATAGGGCTGCCTGTAGTACTTGGTTGTAAA is part of the Trichoderma atroviride chromosome 1, complete sequence genome and encodes:
- a CDS encoding uncharacterized protein (EggNog:ENOG41~TransMembrane:3 (o12-32i218-237o243-264i)), with the protein product MIGPWKLFRSIWRLFLAIFGTWLLLGLLWAFLPFPSGDNGSLYATNYATKVLLSGKTLRRVYWDSVQVTEYESRQGFALDYKLDISSLTLTISGLEQPLHIFRHALADDGRGEEVTATVRAGDTDGANLPWFPPADALLLFWEIHHEYASVPLTIRRPAQRVGMVGQLDIFLNKPGHGNDALLSLKMVGNDTSSIKASVPLPPHSSSPSYTYPIRIKIIQVLAPFSLLIAAVFESVGEVVGSLVTWIFAAICFGLVVSVVVAGAGKYCFGKRPDELADMVKDELQKLRDSEMMRKWRGADSGEAASADNSQEQKTSLIEPDVKV
- a CDS encoding 40S ribosomal protein uS8, with translation MVRTSVLHDALNSINNAEKSGKRQVLIRPSSKVIVKFLQVMQRHGYIGEFEEVDDHRSGKIVVQLNGRLNKTGVISPRYNVRLADLEKWVVKLLPARQFGYVILTTSAGIMDHEEARRKHVAGKIIGFFY
- a CDS encoding 40S ribosomal protein eS12; this encodes MSVLDALKGVLKLALMHDGLARGLREASKALDRRQAHMCVLNENCEEEAYKKLVIALCNEHKIPLIKVPDGKQLGEWAGLCVLDREGNARKVVNCSCVVVKDWGEESQERSIILNYFQTSQ